The following DNA comes from Corynebacterium urogenitale.
CGACCGTCCAGCGCATCGCCCTGTCGCTGCCACTGCCGATCCCTGCACTAAAGGCTGCCAAAAAGAAGCTCTCCGGCCCTACCGACGGCTCCATCAAATTCAAGGAGTTCGTGAAGACGGGACGCGGTGGCGTCGTGCGGAAGGAGAGCATTGAGCCGCAGGACCCGGCTCTGATCCTGTACACGTCGGGAACGACGGGCACGCCGAAAGGCGCGCTGCTGTCGCACCGCAACCTCGTGAGCAATCTGCTCATGGGCATACAGTGGGTCGAGGGGCTCGGCGAGGGCGGGCGCGAGGAAAAGATGCTCGCCGCGCTGCCAATCTTTCACGCATACGGCCTGACCATGAACATCACGCTCGCGCCGGCGGTCGGTGGCACGATCCAGCTGCTGCCCGCGCCGGAGATGGACCTCATTATGGACATCATGAAGAAGGACTGCCCGACGTGGCTGCCCGGCGTGCCAACACTGTACGAGAAGATCATGGACGAGGCCGAGGAGCGCGGCGTGTCCATCCAGGGCATCCGCAGCTCCTTCAGTGGCGCGTCCAGCCTTCCTGCTGCGACCGTGAAGCGCTGGGAGAACCTCACCGGCGGTCGGATCGTGGAAGGCTACGGGCTGACCGAGACCTCGCCAATCATCTCCGGCAACCCCATGGGCAAGGGTCGCGAAGGCTACATCGGCGTGCCCTTCCCCTCCACGGAAATCCGCATCGCAGACCCGGAGGACCCGTCGAAGACCCTGCCGGATGGCGAGGCGGGCGAGCTGCTCGTGCGCGGCCCGCAAGTGTTCAGCGGCTACCTAGACATGCCAGAGGAGACTCAGAAGGCCTTCTACGAGGATTGGTTCCGCACAGGTGATATGGCCGTGATGGAGGCGGACGGCTACCTCAAGATCGTCAGCCGCATTAAGGAAATGATCATCACCGGCGGATTTAATGTGTACCCGGCCGAGGTCGAGGCCGCCCTAGTGGAGCACGATGCCGTTGAGCAGGCTTCTGTGGTGGGTGTGGACAAGACAGATGGCTCCGAGCAAGTCACTGCTGCAGTGGTTCTGGCGAAGGGCCGCGAATTGACCGAGGAACTCATCGAAGAGCTCAAGGAGCACTGCCGAAAGTTCCTCACCCGCTACAAGGTGCCACGTGCGTTCGAGCACTTCGAGGAGCTGCCAGCTGACCCACTAGGGAAGGTACGCCGCGGCTCGGTTCGGGATTTGGTCCTCGAGCGACTGAAGAAGTAGCGCGGGAACCACGGGCACGAACGGGTGGCCAGCGCATGCCGAACCAGTGGCGAGCGCGTGCCGATCCCCTGAGCCGCCGCTAGACGGTGGCACACTAGTGGCATGCCTTTGAAGCGTTCGGACAGTATCGCCGCCGTCATCGTCACGCACAATCGCGTGGAACTCCTCGGAGATAGCCTGCGCATCGTTGCCGCCCAAGCCGGCGTGACAGTGGACCACATCATCGTGGTGGATAACGGCGCCGACCCACGGGTCGAGGCCCTGGTGAATGAGGTCGCCGGTGAGCGCGCGGTCTACCTTCCGAGCCAGACGAACCTTGGCGGCGCTGGCGGCTTTGCCTACGGTTTCCTCACCGCGCTGTCCCTCGGCGCGGACGCCATCTGGTGCGCAGATGACGATGGTCGCCCCGCCGACGAGTACGTCCTGAGTACCCTGCTGGACGTCGCCGAACGCGAACAGTTAGACGAGGTATCTCCCGTCGTCTGCAACATCGATGATCCAGGCCGCCTGGCATTTCCTCTCCGCCAGGGGTTGGTGTGGAGGCGTCACCTCTCCGAACTAGAAGGAGACTTCCTGGAAGGCATCGCCTCCCTGTTCAACGGTGCTCTCATCAGTGCGAAGGCGATGGAGATCATCGGTGTTCCCGACTACCGCCTATTCATCCGCGGCGATGAGGTGGAGTACCACCGCCGCCTGGTTCGCAGCGGCCTGAAATTCGGTACGGCATTGACGACCGCCTACCTCCACCCAGACGGTTCTGATGAGTTCAAGCCGATCCTCGGCGGCAAGATGCACACCCAGTATCCGGACAATGAGTTCAAGCGCTACTTCACCTACCGCAACCGTGGCTACATCATGAACCAGCCCGGCATGCGCAAGCTACTGCCGCAGGAATACGCGCGCTTCGGCTGGTTCTTCCTAGTGCAACAGCGGGACGTCAAAGGCTTTAAGGAATGGCTCTCTCTCCACGCGAAGGGGCGCAAGGAGCGCTTCGAGCGACCATAGGATCTCCACTTAGCGCGCAGCCAATCCGTACTGCTGGATGAAGGATTCCATCCGGGCCGGCCAGGACTCCACATCGGCAGGGGTCTCCGCGACCTCCATCGTCGCGTTCGGCAGCGCATCCAACAGTGCCTCCGCGCTCCACATCGGGTGAGAGGGATCCTCGATCCACGCCAAGATGAGCACCGGCAAATCCAAATCCTTGAATTGCTCCGGGTCAGGAAGATCCGTCATGCTCGCGCCCCGATAAAGCTTCGGCAGCAGTTCCACATCCACGTCCGGATCAGTCTCCGGGCGGTCTGGCGTCACCGCTGGGGGCAAAGAAGACGCGGTGGACGCTTCACGGAACATGTCCATCCCGTGCTGCTCCACCATGTCCGCGAAGCGCCGGTACTGGTAGGACTGCGCCTGGCGCGCATCCCAGATTGTCGGCGGGATGCACAAGATCAACCCGGAGAAGCGCTCTGGATGTTCCAGCGCAGCGGTCAGCAGCGTGGCCGTGCCCATGGACTGGCCAATGCCCACGACCTTCGGCTTTTCACCTCGCTGCCCCTCAGCCCCCTCTTCCCCAGGAAACACCTGGTCAAGAACCTCCAGCAGCACCTCCGCCGTGCGCGGCCACAAGAAATCCTCGGCAGTTGCCTCCGCCACGGAAGGCACGGTGGACTCGCCATGCCCTGGCGCGTCGTAGCGCAGCGCCCGCACACCGCCGATCGTCGCGGTGAAATCCAGTTCCAGTAACACATCGCGGGCGCGAGAACTCGTCAGCCCGTGCGCCTGCACTACGGGTACACTGCCACGTTCGCGCACGTCATACGCGATTTCTTGGCCGTCCTGCAGGGCTATCTTGGCGCTCACGAGTTTTTCCTTCTCCTCAATATCTCCGTAATCCTTCGGAAATATCCCGACCTTAGTTTAGGACTTATGCGACTCACGACGGTACACAACATGGATCTCCGGTCCGGCATGGTTCTGCGCTATGACGTTACAGCCCAGCCGTACAAGACCAAGCTCGCACCACCCATTTCCTTCGACCAAAAGCGGCATTGCGAGCTGGGTCCTCGCCCCGGCTCCTGGATGGCCGTCGCCTTCACCCTGCCCGTCGCAGCGACCCCCCAAGAGATTGAAAACGCGTGGCTGCAAGTCATCCAGCGCCACGAAACGCTGCGCACCCGAGTGGTCAACCCGGAGGATCCTGAGCTGGAGATGCTGCACGTAGGCAAGGGCGCCTGGTCCACTGCGAAGCTCTCCCCGCCCCCTCATCAAACTGCAACGGACCTGTTCACCCCGGCGGATCCGCGGCACATCCTGCGCGAGGTCTTCGATGAATCCTGCAACCCTTTCGCCACGCCAAGCCACCAGCTTTGCGTCGTCGACCACACAACGGAGGCCACACCGGCAGCCGTGAGCATGGCCGGCGAGGGTGACCTGACACCAGACCGTTTCACCGACGCGACGGTCGTCATCGGCCTCGATCACTGTCACTCCGATGCATGGTCCCTGCTGGTTCTCATCCGCGATTTCACCGCGCTGCTGCACGCAATTCAGGCGGAAGACCCGACGGTCGCCGCCCAGCACCGCGCCCTGCCACCAGCCAATTCCTTCGGGGAGCACTCGCGCGACCTGCTCTCCCGCCCCATTGCTCCGAAGCCCGTGCAACAGGCGTGGAAGGAGATCATGGAGGAGACCGGCGACATGCCAACCTTCCCGCTGCCACTCGGTGACCTTTCCGAACCGCGTGAGCAGGTGGTGGAAATCCACGACGTTGTGGACAAAGAGGGTCTGGCGGCGCTGGAGGCCTCCGCACAGGAGCGGGGCGTGCGTCTGCTCGGGCTGGCCGTCTCCGCCATGGCGCCGTTTTCCGCCGTGTTCCCTGTTCATTCCCGACGCCAACCATTCACCCCGTCCGGAACATGGGCGCAAGCAATGGGCTGGTTCATCACCAACTCTGTCATCCGCTGCGAATCCAGCGATCCTCACGACGCAATGGCCGCCGTGAAGGAGGCGATACAGCTGGGCTCCTACCCGCTAGCACCACTGCTGGAAGAGTATGGCGGCATGCCGCATACAAAGGGAATGCTGGCGGTAAGTTGGCTGGATAACCGCAAGCTGCCCATTCACGTGGACTCGTCGCTGGCGCCGCAGCACGTGTCCGCGGAGATCAAAACCAATGGTGTGATGCTGTGGTTCGTGGTCAATGATGATGGCCTGCACCTGCGCGTGCGCTACCCAGATACGCCGGAAGCCCGCGAAAATGTCGCGGGCTGGTGCGCCTCTGTGTGCCGGACGCTGCAGGAATACGCGGGAGTGCGGGTAGCTGCTTTGCTGTCTGGGGGTAGCTAATTAGCTGTGCGAGGTAGCTGCTTAGCTGCGGAAGATGAGGAACTTCTGGATGAGGAAGTTCAGCACCGTCGCCGTGCCCTGCGCAACGACGAAGCTAATCAGACGCACCCAGAACGGATCCCATCCCCAGTCACTGAGGATCGGGATGCCCACCTTGTTGTACAGCAACCACTGGACGGCAAAGGTCACAGCATAAGTCGCCATCGTGATGGCGAAGCGATTGAAGCTCGGTTCTGCCTGGAAGGTCCAACGCCGGTTAATCAGGTAGGCAGTTAGGGTGCCGAGGATGAAACCACAGGTCTTGGCCCAACCATCGGTGAAACCAAAGGCGAAGGTGAACAGGGCGGTGGCGCCGAAATCAACGACCGCGGAGAAACCACCGACCAGGATAAAGCGGATCAGCTGCGTGTTCGTACTGTTCTGCGCGCGCTGACGGGCTTGATCGTGGGATGTCGTTTCGCTCATGATTGTCTTTCAGTCTCGGTCGGGGCAATAACCAGAGGCAGCCGGCTCCCCAGTTCTACAGCTGCTTAGCGGGTTGCCTCTCCCGCACCCCACGGAACGTCCACAGTTTGTTGAAGAGGAAATTCGCCGGTACGGCAACCATCACGCCGATGAAGTTACCCCAGTACGCGCGTGTCCTCAGACCAGTGGAACCATCGAAAATCTCCGGCGGCAGCGCGAATGGGGACTCCGGATTCACCAGCGCCGTGGACACCAGCAACGTGATGATCAGTCCAAACACGCCCACAGCCATGAAGCGCGGCAGCTGAATCCACCACTTCTGCTTCTCCATGCCGGCGAAGGTCCAGTAGCGATTCAGCACGAAGTTCCACAAGTTCGCGACAACGAAAGCCACCACAGAAAACACGTGATACCAGCGGATATTGAACTGGGTTCCCAGCAGATTGGCGAAGACATCCAATTCGTGGAAATCAAACCCCGCATCCGCGATCTTCTTGCACACCACGAACACGCCCTGGTTAACCAGGAACCCGGACGCGCCGACCAGCCCGAAGCGCAGGAACTGGCGAGCAATACGCTTACTGCGCTGCATGGCGCTGTTCTCACGCGCCCGCAAATCATCGTCTTGCAGGTTCGCGGCCTGCACGTCATAGCCACGCGTCGGCTCGGACGCCGGTTGGCGGGAGGTGGTATCGGTCACGGGGTCTCGCTCGGTCGGGGATGTGGTGAGTGAATCAGAGAATCAGGATACGCCCCCAAGAGCATCTTCTGGAACATCCTCGCGCGCGTTGTTCCTCACAGTCTGCTGTGAATGTGCCCTACGCCCACACAGCATCAACTCCCGCACTCCACTAACGCTGCAGCAGGAAGCGGTACATCTCGAGCCGTTCAACCATGGAGCACCGCGGCACAAGCGGCGTCGGCTCACCAGCACGTGCCTGCCACCCATCCGCGCCCGCCAGCGCCAGCAAGCGCCCCGTCTGCCGCGACAGGTCCTTAATATCCGACGCCACCAGCCCCTCGCCCGGACACGTCGCCTCCATGAAAGACTCGCTGACCCGGTCCACCTCCACGGGATCCACCAGTGTGGACAAAGCGATAATCCGCGCCCAGGCAGCCACTCTCCCCAGCGCATCCTCCTCCACGGGCGCGTCCGCCAACAACTCAGCCGCGTGCTCAGACACATTCGCCGGCCGCTCCAAATCCAAAGCCTGGAGCAAAGGAACGAACTCGAAAAGCTCCCCCTCCTGGAGCAGTTCCCGCAGCTCAGGCTGCACAAAGGAGAGAACCTCCTTCACCGTGTCAGCCCCCGCGAGGGCGATATTGATCTCACTCACATTCACGGATGCAGGAATCCCCTTGGGGTGCAGCAGCGTGGCGTCGGACAAAGGGACACCATTGCCATCCACAGCGGGCAGAAACTCCGCGGTGAGCAACACGGGATCCTCGGACATCTCGCGCTCCGCCAGCGCCTCGCCGGCAACCACGTCCGTGACCTGGAGGAGGAAGCTGAACTCGCCAACCCGCAGCTGCGCCACGCCCCCGCGGCCCAGAGCCTCCGCCACAGGTGTACCGCTACTGCGAACGCCCAACAGCTGCTCGGTGGGGCCCAAGGCACCCGGCGCATAGCTTGCGGAGCGGCCACGGCGAGTAGTGCGGAACAGCCAAGAATCCGGCAGGTCAGGCCATTCATAAACGCACAAAATGGCCTCCACCAGATCCGCAATGGACAGCGTGGAACTCACGGACATCAAACGCGTGAAGTGGCCAACGCCATCGACCGCATGGTCAACGCTGAGAGTGAGCAGACTCTGGCGCCGTGGTGCTTGGTGGAACTGCTCGCGCCGGACTGGCCCGTGGCGGTTGAGGTCGGTTTGGGTCAGATTGTGGTGGTTCTGCCCGTTGTGGGGCGGGCTGTGTTGGGTCACGCTGTACTGATTCCCGGTTTGGTTGCTTCGATCAGTCGCTTTTGCCCCGACCGCCGAGCGCGCTGGAAACGCCACAACATTGCCGGCGTGACGGGCCGAACCGTTGGCATTCGCAGGGAGCGCATTCATGGCCTTCAGGTTAGTGGCGCTGGGAGGAGTTCGCTGTGTGAAGAATCCACAGAGCCGAGTCGGCGAGCGCGGGTCTTGTCGAAAGACTGCCACTGATCCAACCAAATACGCAGGCCGCGGGCGGTTGACAGCGCGGACGCAATAACTGCTGCGGTGGCAGGATCGTGACCCTCAGGAACGCGTCCAGGCACCGGCTGAATGTTATCTATCTGCCCCCAAGCAGGTTGCTTCTTACCGGGCTGCAGGCGTGCAAAATCCTTCTTGGCTCGGTCGATCGCAGCGCGTGCATTTCCTTCGATGGTGCCCTGATCGAGGATGACAGGTTGTGGTGGGGAAGGATCTGCTGGTGCAGATGCCGGTTCGGAGTCGGTAGGAGATGCTGCCCTCATGATCCTCAGAATCTGCTCTGCGGTCGTACCTTCCGCCGGGAGAACCGGGTAGCGCAACAGAGTTCGCAGTACTTCTGCGGGAGTGTGGCGTTCGTCGATCCACTCCGCACCTGCTGCAAAGCCCTGGATCCCTGTCTCCGTGACCAACCACGCTCCAGAGAAGTCGCCGCGCGCGACCTCCGGATCAGTCTCTACCTGCCACACCGCAGCCGTGAAGCTATCGGGCTTGGTGGTGCTGGCGGTGCTGTCTGTGCAGGTGTCATCATCAGAGCTCTTGTTGTTAGAGAGCTCATCGCTCTTGGCTCCGTCATTTTCTTCGCCGCCTCGGGTATTTTCAACGCCTCCACCAGCCGCGATCGCAACAACCATGATCGGGTCGAAGAGAACCCCACCAGCAGCGGTGGCTGTGGAATCCTTCGTGGGTTCTGCAGTGGTATCGGTGCCCGGCGCGGTGTTCTGGCTCATGGTCACTCAGTCTAACGTTCCTAGCCGGACGAAACCCGCGGACAGGCTGCGCCCGGCGACTTTCAGAGCTCAAGGCTCTGCTCCAATTCAATTCTGCTGCCGACCCCACCCCATATCTCTGGTTCTGCTACCGGCACCGCCCCATTTCCCGGGTGACTGACATGCCTATACATGGCGCCTGTCCAAAAAGTCCTCCAAAGATTCGCGGACGTCGAGCTCGGGGCAAACGCATAACCGCCTGAACTGCGCTTATGCTCGCCGTCCAAAAAGTAGCCCAAAGGTTTGGGGGTATTTGTGGACACCATCCAAGAAGGACCTGCCTAAGAACCTACTCTCAGTCATCGAAGACGAGCGCTGCCGTGCCCGCCACGAAGTTCACCGCACCCCAAGCCGAGTTCGGATACTTCATGCCATGTTTGGACAGCTTTCTCACTGCCCACCTGTCGAAACTCACGGTTGCCCAAGCCGATGCACCGAACAGCGCGATCACACCTACCAGCACGCCAGCACCAATGAGCCCCCTCTTCACAGGATTATTCTCTGCAGCCACTCCCGAATCAGAAGTCGATCCCTGTTCGCTCGCCCCTTGATCAACAGCTTCTTTGGCCACCGCTTCTTTTGCGACTGCGCCTTGTTGATCTGCCTCCTGTCCAACCTCCAGCTGATCAGACTCCAGCTCAGGGCTCTCTGCCTGCTGGAACGCGTTCTGATTAGGCGTTTGCTGCTTGACCTCAGCTCCTTTGGCGGCCTCCAGAACAAAGAGGCCAAAAGATGCAGCGCAGCCGATGACTTGAACAAAAATCCTGCGCGCACCCGGCGCCATGAAATCCTTCGGTGCGTAGTAAAACGCAGCAAGCAGGGCTACCGAAGCAACCTTGAGGGGCGTCGCGTTCTCCTTACTTATCTTCTCTTTGTTCACCGCGGATTTCGCCTGGTTCGGCATCGTGTTTTCATCCATGCCCACTGTCTAACACGATCCCTGGTCAGGCGCAGTACCAATGCAGCATGCCTATCCCAGCGCTAATGCCCAGCGTCACCAACCCATCCAGCCCAGCGCCACGCCAGCGCGCCAGTACCACGCCAATGCATCACCCCAGCCATCACACCCGACCGCTAAGCTCAACACCATGGCAGTGTTTGACTTCTTCACCCGTAAAAAGCGCAGCAAAACAGATGAGGAAAACCTCGCGGCTCCCGTACGCGTCGGAGGCATCGGTGAAAACTCCACATACGAAGCCGCGGAGCGCACCAACCTGCCCCTCTCCCCTTTCATGACCAGGCTTTTTGCGCAGGAGCTACCCATTATGGACAGCACCTCGCGGCGTCGAGTCATGGACATCCTTAAGAACTGGGACGGTGAGACGATCGAAACGGTCAACGACCTCCCGCAAGAAATTCGCGACATGATGGACCTCTACTAGCCGGATACTCGCCGGGGCCGCACCGCGCGTGGCACAAAACGGCGGCGAGAAAGCGGACTAGGCTGGAACGCATGACGATGCCAACCAGCATTAAGACAGAAACCAAGACCCTCACCGGCTGGGGTCGCACCCAGCCGTCCACTGCCGAGGTCCTCTCCACCCCAGACGTGGAGCTGATCTCCGCTGCAGTCGCGCAGGTCGCAGACGATAACGCTGACAAGCCTGATCACCTCAAGCGTGGCGTGATCGCCCGTGGCATGGGGCGCAGCTACGGCGACCCAGCGCTCAACGGCGGTGGCCTAGTCATCGACATGCAGGCTCTCAACCACATCCACAGCATCGACCCAGACACGGCGATCGTGGACGTGGACGCCGGCGTGACCCTCGACCAGCTGATGAAGGCCGCCCTCCCTTACGGCCTGTGGGTGCCGGTCCTGCCGGGCACCCGCCAGGTGACCATCGGCGGCGCCATCGGGCCGGATATCCACGGCAAGAACCACCACTCCGCCGGCTCCTTCGGCAACCACGTCGCCTCCATGGAACTGCTGGTGGCGGACGGACGAGTGCTGCACCTCGAACCAGAGGGCTCCGCCGATGACCCGGATGGCGAGCTCTTCTGGGCGACCGTCGGCGGCATGGGCCTGACCGGCATCATCCTGCGTGCGCGCATCAAGATGACTCGCACGGAGACCGCCTACTTCATTGCCGATGGCGACCTCACCCAGAATCTCGACGAGACCATCGAGTTCCACTCCGACGGCTCCGAGCACAACTTCACCTACTCTTCAGCGTGGTTCGATGCGATCTCGCCGGAGCCAAAGCTCGGCCGCGCAGCGATTTCCCGCGGCTCGCTGGCGACGCTCGACCAGCTCAAGGAGCTGTCCCCGAAGTTGGCGAAGCAGCCGTTGAAGTTCAACGCCCCGCAGCTGATGACCGTCCCGGACATCTTCCCGAACTTCACGATGAACAAGCTGTCCATGATCGCCATCGGCGAGCTGTGGTGGTTGAAGTCCGGCACCTACAAGAACAAGGTGCAGAACCTCACGCAGTTCTACCAGCCGCTGGATCTCATCGGCGAGTGGAACCGTGGCTACGGTTCCAAGGGCTTCCTGCAGTACCAGTTCGTGGTGCCGACGGATGCTGTCGAGCCGTTTAAGCAGATCATTAAGGATATTCAGAAGTCCGGCCACTACTCCGCGCTGAACGTGTTCAAGCTGTTCGGCGAGGGCAACCGCGCCCCGCTGAGCTACCCAATGCCGGGCTGGAACGTGTGCGTGGACTTCCCGATCAAGCCGGGTTTGGGCAAGTTCCTCGATGACTTGGACAAGCGCGTCATGGAGTTCGGCGGCCGTTTGTACTTGGCCAAGGAGTCCCGCACGTCTGCGGAGAATTTCCACAAGATGTACCCGGGCTTGGAGGGCTGGTTGCAGACCCGCCGCAATATCGATCCGACCGGCGTGTTCGCTTCCGATATGTCCCGCCGCCTGGAACTCTAACCCGACCCGAGCTCAAAGGAGTTTTTCATGATTAATGCTTGTGGCAAGCCTCAGTCCATCCTGCTGCTCGGCGGCGCGTCCGATATGGGCCTGGCCGTGGTCGAGGAGTTCCTGTCCCGCGGCCCCGCCCGCGTCGTTCTTGCTGCCCGCGAGGGCGAGTCTTTGGACGACGCCACTAGCCGCCTGGAGGCCGCCGGTGCCTCCAGCATCGAGTCCGTTGCTTTCGACGCCACCGATTTCGATTCTCACCCTGGTGTCTTCGATGAGATTTGGTCGAAGGGTGACATTGACCTAGCGATTGTTGCTTTCGGCATCCTTGGCGATAACGAGGAGCAGTGGACCAACCAGAAGAGTGCTGTGCTGGCAGCCCAGGTGAACTACACAGGCGCGGTGTCCGTGGGTGTGCTGACGGCTGAGCGGATGAAGAAGCAGGGTCACGGCCAGATCGTGGTCTTCTCTTCCGTTGCGGGTGAGATGGTGCGCCGTTCGAACTTCGTCTACGGCTCCTCGAAGGCTGGCACCGACGGCTTCTACCGCATGCTGGGCGAGGCTCTGCGCGGCACCGGCGTGAACGTACTCACGGTTCGCCCAGGTCAGGCTCGTACGAACATGACCAAGGGCCTGGACGATGCGCCGTTGACGGTGAACAAGGAGGATGTTGCCCAGGCCATCGCGAAGGCTGTGGACAACAAGAAGACCCTGATTTGGGTCCACCCGCTGTTCCGTCCGATCATGCTGGTACTCAAGCACTTGCCGCAGTTCGTGCTGCGCAAGCTGCCGATTTAGGGCACTCTGCTGGCAACAGCTCCGGCCAGTCGCGCAGCCCCCTTCGGCCCTGGCTCCGGGCTGCGGGGCCTGCTCTGATCTTCAGGGCATTCTCAGCCGCAGCACCAGCTCTGAGCTTGGCTGCGGGGCTAGCTGCGAACAAATCTCCCTCACGTTTCATCCTGGCGTTACAAAACACCAGGTCGCGGAATGCCCCCATGAAACGTGAGGGAGATTTGTTCATCTGAACGCTCCACAGTACCGCTATCTTCTCCTCTCGCGGTTCAACCATGCACTCCGCTGGAGCGACAGCGCCCCCCTCCCCAAAAACCGCCGAATACTAGCTCCCTAAAACCGCCGAATCTCCCGCCCCAAACCCCCAACCTCACCCGCACTCAAAAACCGTCGAATCTTACTGTTTCGATAATTTTACTGATTGCGACCTGCGGAAACAGTACGCGCGTTAAGCCAAACAGTAAAAATCGATGGAACTGAGCAGAAACCGATGCCCACCTGGGTATGCTGTTCCGCTGCCACTCCCCCCTACCCCGCAAAGCGCCACCCAGCTCCGACGCCTGCGGATCGCCCCACTACCCACGCGGTCGCCGACACAGCAGCAACCCCTACCACCCGCTCGACACCCCCACCGCAAGGCGCACGCCTCAATAACTACGCCCGGTTCGCAGCTTCGCACCCACGCCGCCACCGCGCCTGCACGCGCACCCACTCGGCTCCCACAGCGCCAGGCCTCCGCCAAATTACTAAGCCCGACCTGCGGCTTCGCGCTGTGCTGCCTCCCGCTTCGGAGCATCCCGCAGCACATCAAAGCGGAACACAATGCTGAACAGCACCGCCACCACGGAAATCGCGGCACCCAGGAGGAAAGCCACGTGAATACCGTGATTGAGGATCGCCACCTCGCCCACGCCAGGGTTGGACTGCGCATGAGCAGCCGAACCGAAAGTCATGACCGCGACGAACACCGCCGTTCCAGCGCCGCCCGCAACCTGCTGGAAGGTATTCAGGATGGCCTGGCCATGCGACGCCAACTGGTCCGGCACAGAAGCCAAGGCATTGGACATCAAAGGCGTCAGCATCAAAGCAATACCCAGGTTCAAGCCGATGGTGTAGGCCAGTAGATGCCACACGGTGGAATCCTCAGTCAGCATGGCGAAGCCGAACATCGACAAAGCAAGTACTAAAGATCCAGGAATGATCAGCATGCGGATGCCATTGGCGTCGTACAATCGTCCGACGATCGGCCCGGCCAGACCCATCAGCAGGCCGCCCGGCAGGGAAACCAGGCCGGTCTGCAGCTCCGTCAGGCCGAGGACATTCTGGCCAAACAGCGGCATCAGAATGATGAAGCCGAAAAGCATCGAGAAACTGATGAGCATCAGCGCCAAGGACAAAACGTACTCACGGCTGCCCAGCGGCGAGAGATTCAGCAGCGGCTCCTTCCCGGCCTTCACCAGATCGATCTGACGCCGGAAGAACACAACGAGAAGACCAATGGCCCCAACCAGGATGGCTACTCGATCCCCCGGAATGCCCTCGGCAAGCTGCGACAAACCAGACAAGCCGTAAATCGTGCCCGCAAAACCCAGCGCGGACAGCACAACAGACAGCACATCGAGGGTCGGGCGGGATGGCTCCTCGAAGTTCTTCACCTGCCAAGCACCCAGCGCCAATGCGATAACTACCAGCGGAATGACCAGCAAGAAGATCCAACGCCACCCAAGGTGCTCCAACACAAAACCGGAAAACGTGGGGCCCACGGCTGGTGCCACGGCGATCACTACGGAGACGAAGCCCATCACTGAACCGCGACGCTCCACGGGCACCAGCCGCATGATTGTGGTCATCAGC
Coding sequences within:
- a CDS encoding decaprenylphospho-beta-D-erythro-pentofuranosid-2-ulose 2-reductase; this translates as MINACGKPQSILLLGGASDMGLAVVEEFLSRGPARVVLAAREGESLDDATSRLEAAGASSIESVAFDATDFDSHPGVFDEIWSKGDIDLAIVAFGILGDNEEQWTNQKSAVLAAQVNYTGAVSVGVLTAERMKKQGHGQIVVFSSVAGEMVRRSNFVYGSSKAGTDGFYRMLGEALRGTGVNVLTVRPGQARTNMTKGLDDAPLTVNKEDVAQAIAKAVDNKKTLIWVHPLFRPIMLVLKHLPQFVLRKLPI
- a CDS encoding MDR family MFS transporter yields the protein MNAPQDSHAHDPHAHDPQAHDPQADPKAGMLISVLVVAAFVVILNETTLTVALPVLMGEFSIDADLAQWLTTSFMLTMAVVIPTTGFIMQRFALRTVYIFALLTFLAGTVLASMAPSFGVLLIARIVQASGTALVIPLLMTTIMRLVPVERRGSVMGFVSVVIAVAPAVGPTFSGFVLEHLGWRWIFLLVIPLVVIALALGAWQVKNFEEPSRPTLDVLSVVLSALGFAGTIYGLSGLSQLAEGIPGDRVAILVGAIGLLVVFFRRQIDLVKAGKEPLLNLSPLGSREYVLSLALMLISFSMLFGFIILMPLFGQNVLGLTELQTGLVSLPGGLLMGLAGPIVGRLYDANGIRMLIIPGSLVLALSMFGFAMLTEDSTVWHLLAYTIGLNLGIALMLTPLMSNALASVPDQLASHGQAILNTFQQVAGGAGTAVFVAVMTFGSAAHAQSNPGVGEVAILNHGIHVAFLLGAAISVVAVLFSIVFRFDVLRDAPKREAAQREAAGRA
- a CDS encoding FAD-binding oxidoreductase translates to MTMPTSIKTETKTLTGWGRTQPSTAEVLSTPDVELISAAVAQVADDNADKPDHLKRGVIARGMGRSYGDPALNGGGLVIDMQALNHIHSIDPDTAIVDVDAGVTLDQLMKAALPYGLWVPVLPGTRQVTIGGAIGPDIHGKNHHSAGSFGNHVASMELLVADGRVLHLEPEGSADDPDGELFWATVGGMGLTGIILRARIKMTRTETAYFIADGDLTQNLDETIEFHSDGSEHNFTYSSAWFDAISPEPKLGRAAISRGSLATLDQLKELSPKLAKQPLKFNAPQLMTVPDIFPNFTMNKLSMIAIGELWWLKSGTYKNKVQNLTQFYQPLDLIGEWNRGYGSKGFLQYQFVVPTDAVEPFKQIIKDIQKSGHYSALNVFKLFGEGNRAPLSYPMPGWNVCVDFPIKPGLGKFLDDLDKRVMEFGGRLYLAKESRTSAENFHKMYPGLEGWLQTRRNIDPTGVFASDMSRRLEL